A window of Bacteroidota bacterium genomic DNA:
GTCCCCCACAAGGTCAACGCGAACAGAAAGGGCCCTTCATCTTCGCAGATACAGCACAACCCGCTGCCGAAGCGGTCTTGCAGGGATCAGGTCCTCAGGCTTAAGGTCGGGTCGTTCGGCTACGTACTCTTAGAGTATACGAGCCCGGGGGCAGCTGCCGAAGCGAAAAGCGGTAAAGCCGAGTAAGCGTCCCGTAAATGGGTACGTACTCCCGAGCCTCTGCTACCGAGACGCCGGCTCCGTCGCGTAGCCGGCAACGCAGAGTCCCGATAGCCGGAACAGAGGCGGCCGTGCGCAAGCGCAGCCGCAGATACGAAGCGTCCCCTTGTGCCCACACCTCCGCCGCCTCAAGCTCTGGGCGAGCCTCCACGGATCCGCGTCGAAGGTAGATGATGACGTTTTGGCTGCCGACGATTTGGGCTTGGATCTCCCCCTCCTCCAACCGTGCCAGGGGCTTAGGAGGCGGGGTGCCGCGCACCTCCAGTCGGGTCCAATAGACTCCTGCTCCGGCTTCAGCCGGAAGCCGGGCTAAAAACCGAAGCGTCTGACTTTGCCCCGTCTCTAGCCTGAAACGCTGGGGAAAAAAGCGCAGGTGGGGAGTAAGATCCCCAGCGCCCAAACGGAGAACGAGCCGCCTCCTGAGGATATTCCATTGAAAGCCCGCCCAGGGAATCCGAGGTGGGATAGCCGAACAGCAGCGACACGACCACCTCCAAAGGTTCAGAGCCCGTATTGCGAACCTCTACGCTGCTCGCCCCCGTACGCGGATGCAACGCAACGGCTAAGGGATAAAGGCTGATTTGAGCCACAAGCGGCGCGCTCACGCCTAGCCGCAGCCCAACAGCGATCCAGAAAGTCCACATAGTCTCGGGTCTGGCCAAGAAAGCAGAGATCCGCCATCAGGCGGGCCTCTTCAAAACCACAGCCGAAGCAGAACCTCCCCTACGGAATCGTAACGGTGTAGCTAATCGTCAAGATGTTGGTGCTGCTCGTGGAAGCCCCCGCATGCACGCGGAGCACGCCTCCTAGCCATATGTAGACGTTATCCGCGGAACTTACCGCTATTTGACCCCCCTCCTTGGTTAGGGAAGCTTGATGAGCTGCTGTAAGCGTCGCTGTTGACTCTGTATCTCGGGACCTGAGGGGTAAAAGAGAACCCTAATACCGGGGTGCCATATGTGAGGCTGAGCGTAAGCGCACCACTCCGGGCCGGGGTGAAGGTCACCTGGAGGTTCCCACCGGCAAGTGTTGTGTTGTAGGGTTCTGTGGCGGTGCCGCCATCCGGGTAATAGTCTACGTAGCCGCTTGGTGGCACGGTGATGGTGCCGAACTGCAGGGGACTAGTCGTCACCGTTATCGTAGGCGGGCCGCTAAAGCCGCTCACTTGCACGGCGATCGTGCCCGACGATGATGATTGGGCCCAAAGAAGACAGGGGCTCATCACCGCTAAGATGAGCACGGGCGGCTTAGCTTTCATGGAAAAAGCCCTCCCTTTTCAGCGCAATCAAAGACATGTTGTCCGAAATCAAAGAAATCAAGGGTGTTGCGAGGTTCTTTGCCCGAAAAACGTCTCGGCCGAAACCCCGGTGCGCCGAAGGCCGATGTTTTCCCGCAAGACCAACCGTATTTACTTTCGCAAAAAAAGGGCCATGGCGGAGAATGCGGTTATTGTAGACGCGCTGCGCACCCCGATTGGTCGTTACGGGGGCGCGCTAGCCCGCGTGCGGCCGGATGACTTGGCCGCGCACCTGCTGGGAGCGCTCCTGGAACGCCATCCTGAGCTGGACCCGGCCGAGATCGAGGATGTGGTGCTGGGCTGCACCAACCAAGCCGGGGAAGACAACCGCAACGTGGCCCGCATGGCCGCCCTGATCGCGGGGCTACCGGAGACGGTGGCCGGGGTTACGGTCAATCGCCTTTGCGCCTCCGGGCTTGAGGCCGTGGCCTACGCCGCGCGGGCCATACAGGTCGGGGAGGGCTCCGTCTTCATAGCGGGGGGCGTAGAGAGCATGAGCCGCGCCCCGTTTGTTTTGCCCAAGCAGACGGAGCCTTTCGGGCGTCAGGCGGAGATCTACGATACCACGATCGGTTGGCGTTTCGTAAACCCCCGGTTTGCGGCGCGCTACTATCCGTATTCCATGGGCGAGACCGCCGAGATCGTCGCCGAGCGCTACGGGATCGGGCGTGAGGAACAGGACCGCTTCGCTTACGAAAGCCAGATGCGCGCCCGGGCTGCGATCGAGGCGGGCAAGTTTCGCGAGGAGATCGTCCCTGTTCCGGTGCCCGGCCCCCGAGGGGAACCGATGCTTGTGGAGCAGGATGAGCACCCGCGTCCGGATACGACCTTGGAGAAGCTAGCCCGGCTGAAGCCTGCCTTTCGGGAAGGCGGCACGGTCACGGCCGGCAATTCTAGCGGCATCAACGATGGGGCGGCCGCCTTGCTGCTCATGTCCGAGTCCAAGGCTCGGGCCCTGGGCATCAGGCCCTGGGCGCGCATTTTGGGCTCGGCCGTCGTGGGCGTGCATCCGGACGTGATGGGCATCGGCCCGGTTCCGGCCACGCGCAAGCTGTTGGCCCGGCTTGGGGTGCGGCTGGACGCAATCGACCTGATCGAGCTCAACGAAGCCTTCGCGGCCCAGGTTTTGGCCTGCGTGCGCGAACTGGATCTGGATATGAGCCGCCTAAACGTCAACGGGGGAGCCATCGCTCTGGGCCATCCGCTGGGGGCCACGGGAGCTCGGCTTTTGGTTACGCTGTTGCACGAGATGCGCCGCAGGTCGGAGGCGCGCCTGGGGCTTGTGACCCTCTGCGTGGGGGTCGGGCAGGGCATGGCCCTGTTGGTGGAGAAGCTCTGAGCGCAGCCGTCCGGGACGGGGCATAGAGCAAAAAGGAGGAGGTCGGCCATGGCTCAGGATACGCTCACAAGCGTGCTGCAGGAGGACCGGATCTTCTATCCCCCGCGCGCTTTTCAAGAACAGGCCCACATCCGCAGTCTGGAGGAGTACCGCGCGCTCTACGAGCGCTCCCTTTCGGATCCGGAGGCGTTTTGGGCTGAAGTGGCCTCTGGGTTTCACTGGTTTCGGCGCTGGGATCGGGTGCTGCTCTGGGATCCGCCGCGGGCGCAGTGGTTTGTGGGCGGTCAAACCAACTTGTCTCATAACTGTCTAGATCGGCATTTGAGTACGTGGCGCCGCAACAAGGCTGCTCTTATTTGGGAGGGAGAGCCGGGCGAGCAGCGGGTGCTCACGTACCAGGACCTGTATCGGGAGGTCTGCCGCTTCGCCAACGTGCTGCGGTCCCTGGGCGTGCAGAAGGGCGACCGGGTGGCCATCTACATGCCGCTGGTTCCGGAAGCCGTTGTCGCCATGCTCGCCTGCGCGCGCATCGGGGCTGTGCACTCGGTCATTTTCGGAGGGTTTTCGGCCGAGGCCGTGCGGGATCGGGTCAACGACGCCGGGGCCCGCTTGATCGTGACCGCCGACGGGGGGTGGCGTCGGGGCAAGATCGTGCCCCTGAAGGCGAACGTCGAAGAGGCCCTTCAGCGCGGCGCGCCCACCGTAGAGCATGTGATCGTCTATCGCCGCATCGGATGCGAGGTGCCCTGGGAACCTGGGCGAGATCACTGGTGGCATGAGCTCATGGCCGCCGCATCCGGAACCTGTCCGGCCGAGCCCTTGGACAGCGAGCATCCCCTTTTTATTCTGTACACCTCGGGCACCACAGGCAAGCCCAAGGGCGTGGTGCACACGACGGGCGGATACATGGTGTATGCGGCCACCACGGCCCGATACGTATTCGATCTCAAGGAAGAAGACACGTACTGGTGTACGGCCGACATCGGCTGGATCACGGGCCATTCTTACGTGGTCTACGGCATCCTGGCCAACGGGGTGACAAGCCTCATCTACGAGGGGGCTCCGGATTGGCCCGATCCGGGCCGCTTCTGGTCGATCGTGGAAAGGTACCGGGTGAGCGTTTTCTACACGGCGCCGACGGCCATACGGGCCTTTGTGCGCTGGGGGGAGGCCTACCCACGCCGCTATGATCTTTCGAGCCTGCGCCTGCTGGGCACTGTGGGGGAGCCCATCAACCCCGAGGCCTGGATGTGGTACTATCGCGTTATCGGCGGAGGCCGTTGTCCGATCGTGGATACCTGGTGGCAGACCGAGACCGGGGGGATTATGATCAGCCCTCTGCCTGGGGTCACGCCCCTGGTGCCGGGCTCCTGCACGCTGCCGTTTTTCGGGGTGGAGGCCGACGTGGTCGACCGAGAGGGGCGGAGTCTGCCGCCCAACACCGGGGGGTTTTTGGTGATCCGACGCCCCTGGCCGGGCATGATGCGCACCATCTACGGGGACGAGGCCCGCTATGAGCGCCAGTACTGGAAGGAGATCCCGGGCTTGTATTTTTCCGGAGACGGGGCGCGGCGCGATGAGCGCGGCTACTTTTGGGTGCTGGGGCGCGTCGACGACGTCATCAACGTAAGCGGCCACAGGCTGGGCACGATGGAAGTCGAGTCGGCCTTGGTCAGCCACCCCGCCGTGGCCGAGGCGGCCGTTGTGGGCCGGCCCGACCCGCTTACGGGCACGGCCGTGGTCGCCTTCGTGGTGCTTAAGCCCGACGTAGAACCATCGGGCGCTCTCAAGGAGGCCCTGCGCCAGCACGTGGCCGGACAGATCGGCTCCATAGCTCGGCCCCAAGAGATCATCTTTAGTGAGGGGCTCCCGAAGACGCGCTCCGGCAAGATCATGCGCCGCCTGTTGCGCCAAATCGCCTCAGGTGAGGAGCGCCTAGGAGACATGACCACCTTGGAAAGCGCCGAGGTCATCGAACGGCTTCGGGCCCAGTTTGCAGGCGGCGAGGAAGAGGAGTAAACGGAGGGGAAAAAGGAACCTCTGGTTTTCGCCAAAGCGTTTCCCTATGCGCTCAGCAACGCAGGAGGTGAAGATGGTACACGTGTTGCTTGTGTTCGCTCTGACCCTTTGGCCGGGTTCTGACAAAAAGCCCAAGGTAGGCGATCCGGCCCCGGATTTTGAGGCCCCCGCCACTAGCGGCAAAACGATCCGGCTGCGTGATCTTAAAGGAAGCTGGGTGGTGCTTTACTTCTACCCCAAGGCCTTCACACCGGGCTGCACGGCTCAGTCGTGCGCGCTGCGCGACGGTTATGCGGAGATTCAGAAGCTGGGGGCCGTGATCCTGGGCGTGAGCTTGGATGATCTGGAGACCCAGAAGCGTTTTAAGGCCGAGCACCGGCTGCCCTTTGAGCTGCTAAGCGATGTCGATAAGAAGATCGCGGGCGCTTATGGGGTGTTGGCCCCGATGGGCCTGTTCGCCCAGCGCAAGACTTTCATTATCGATCCCGAGGGCCGAATCGCATACGTCTTCGATAAGGTCGACGCGGCCAAGCACGATCAGGAAGTACGCCAGGTTCTGGCGCAGCTTGTGGGCCGCAGCTGAAAAACCGCTCCTGTGGGGGGACTTATCTCGGGGGGTAGGTGAAGAGGGCGGTCCAAGAAGCGGCCCGAAGCCGAAAAGGCAAGGGAGCGACATATGCAGCCCTCCCGAGAGCAGCCCCCGGCGGTACGGCTCAGCAAGCCGCTTTCCTTCGATCTGGAGCTACCGCCCCTACCGGCGACCGTAGCACAGGTAAGCGAAATCCTTGCGGCTGGAGCGCAGCAAGCCGATTTCGCTCGCCTCACCCAGATCATCGAACGCGACGTGGCCACCTCGGTGGCCGTGCTGCGTCGGGTCAACTCCGCCTACTACGGGCTACGTGTGCGCGTAAGCGACATCGGGCGGGCCGTTCGCCTGCTGGGGCTCGTTGAAGTCTCTAACATCGTCACTACGATCTCCATGCTGCGGCTGCGCAACCTCATGCGCACCGAAGAACAGGTGCGGATTTACCGGCAGCTGCTAACCTATAGCCTAGGCACGGCTTTCTTTGCACAATTCCTCGCTGACTCCCTAAAGCTCGCCGCTAAAGCCCTGGCCTTTACCGGCGGGCTATTGCACAACGTGGGGGCTTTGGTGCTGCTCTACAACGAGCCCGAGCTCTATGAGGCGATCTGGTACGGGGCGGCCGATGGCCGGGTCCCCTCCGTTGAAGAAGAGCGCGCGATCCTGGGTATCGATCACGTTCAGGTCGGCGCTCATGCGGTACGGGAATGGCATTTCGCCGAAGAGCTAGAGTGGCTCATCACCTATCAAGGCGACCCAGAGGCTCTGCCCCACTCTTTAAAGCCCTTGGGCTACGCCCTGGCCGTGGGCAAATGGGTGGGGTACGCGCTGCCCCTTACGCCGCATCTGGACTGGCAGGCGTTGGCCGAGAAACGCGCCTTCCGAAACCTGTGCGCATCGGCAGATGCGGAGCCTAAGCAGGTGCTCGTCTTACTGCAACATCAGCTGGCGCGCGGCAAAGAGTTCCTGCATACCGCCGTAGAGGCGTAAGGCGCTTTGAGCCTACTCTTCTAGATCCCGATAGCAGAACCCCCGGCACAGGACTCGACTCCCCAGACGATGCGAAACGGGGCTTTGAAAGCAAGGTCCCGCGAAAACGAACGTATGAAATTCGCCGTTCTCCCCGCACGGGTCCACTTCCGAAGGCAGCCGGCGCGCCAGCGCGGGCCGCAGTTCGCGTCCCGCCCACTCGGGGCCGAGCTTCTTGAGCTCCACGCACACGATGCGGGTTCGAAACCCGGCAGACCAGAACTCCTCCAAAAGCCTCCAGCTCGCCTTCCGGTCTGAACTCCCCGTCCAGACGGGAAAGACCGGCTCCAATCCCAGAGCGGCCAGTTGCCTTTCCCGATAGGCCCGGATGTCCTCCAGGAACACGTCCCCGAAGGCTACATGGCGCAGGCCGCGACGGCGCCATTCCCAAAGAACCTCGGCCCAGGCTGCCTCGTAGGCGGCGTTTGTGGGCTCTGGGGGCAGAAAGATCGGCACGAGCGCTATGCCTAGGGCCTGGGCCTGCTGGGCTATGAGCTGGCGCCGCACCCCGTGCATGGTCACCCGATCGTAGGGCTGGCTGATCGAGCAGAGCAGCCCCACCGGCCGCCAGGAGCCGCTCCGCAGAAGCCGCCACAGGGCCAGGGCGCTGTCCTTGCCCCCGCTCCAGGAAAGCAGAATCGGGCGCATCTCTTAAAGCTCGCCCCTTGGGGCGCGCCCGCACAAGCTCGAAATACGGCTCGCGCTTGTGCCCGGAATGTGCGTATCATTAAAGGCAAGCGGGAGGTTTCTCATGAGCGTACGAGTCTATGAGCTTTTTATCGACGGTCGATACCGACCGGCCTCCGACGGGGGCACTATACCGGCCATAGATCCGGCCACCGGCGAGGCCTTCGCCCAGGTGGCCTGGGCCACGACGCAGGACGCCGAGGAGGCCGTGCGCGCCGCCCGGCGCGCCTTCGAGAAGGGGCCTTGGGTCCAGACGACCCCGGAGGAGCGAGCCGGCTTGCTGGAGGCTCTGGCCAAAAAGATCAGCGAGGAGCGTTTTCGGGACTTCCTGGAGCTTGAGATCCGGGATGCCGGTTCTACGTACAAAAAGGCCAAAGAGGACGTCTACCTTTCGGGCCGCGCCCTGGTGACGTTCGCCCGTCTGGCTCGCAGGTTTGTCTTCGAGCGGGAGCTTGAGGACATATCCAGGCCCGGGGTGAGCCGCAATTACCTGCGTTACGAGCCCGTGGGGGTTGTGGCGGCTATCACGCCGTGGAATTTCCCCCTCAAAATGGCCGCCTGGAAGCTGGGCCCGGCCCTGGCGGCGGGCTGCACCGTGGTGCTCAAGCCCGCTCCTGAAGCGAGCGCCTCCGTGCTCATGCTGGGGGAGCTGCTTAACGAAGTGGGCCTGCCGCCGGGGGTGGTGAACATCATCACCGGAGACGCCGAGGTAGGCGAATACTTGGTGCGCCATCCGCTGGTGGACAAGGTCTCCTTTACGGGCTCAACCGAGGTCGGCCGGCGCGTAATGGAAAACGCCGCGGGAACGATGAAGCGTCTTACCTTGGAGTGCGGAGGCAAGTCCGCCAACATCCTGCTTGAGGACGCCGAGCTGGAACACGCCATTGATGGCGCCATCTACGCCATGTTTTATCACGCTGGCCAATGCTGCGAGGCCGGAAGCCGCCTGCTTGTTCCCCGTTCGCGTTACGAGACTGTGCTAGAACGTCTCAAGGCCCGTCTGCAAGATCTGCGCGTAGGCGACCCCAAAGACAAGGAGACCGACATGGGCCCGGTTGTCTCAGAGGCCCAACTGCGGCGCGTGCTCGGCTACATAGAGGTGGGCAAACAAGAGGGGGCGCGCCTGCTCTGCGGCGGCCGAGCGCTGGAGCGGCCTGGATACTTCATCGAACCCACGGTGTTCATCGACGTGCGGCCCGAGATGCGGATCGCCCAGGAGGAGATCTTCGGGCCCGTGCTCGTGGTCATACCGTATGAGACCGTGGAGGAGGCGATCGCGATCGCCAACGGGACCCCATACGGGCTGGCCGCGGCCGTCTGGAGCGCAGACCGGGAGCGCGCCCTCGAAGTAGCCCGTCGGTTGCGCGCTGGCACGGTCTGGATCAACGAGTACCATCTGCTCACCGAAAAGGCCCCCTTTGGCGGATACAAGCAAAGCGGCCTGGGTCGCGAATTCGGCGAAGATGGGCTCAAGGCTTTTCTGGAGGCCAAGCACCTCTACGTCGATGAGTTGGGCGAGCGCGCCAAAAAACCCTGGTATGATACGGTCATCCGCCCCGCCCCCCGTCCACAGCCGGAATCGGAGCAAGCGCGATGAAGCCCGGGCTCAAAGCGGGCGATCAGGCCGTTTACGAAAAGGTGGTCAGCACGGCCGACATCGCCGAGTTTCGCAACAAAGTCGTTCATCCCCTCTACGCTACGTTCAAGCTGGCCGAGGACGTGGAGTGGACCTGTCGGCAGCTGATTTTGCCTTACTTGGAGCCGCATGAAGAGGGGGCCGGAACGGAGCTCTACATTCGGCACTTGGCCCCCACACCCGTGGGGCAGCGGGTGCGCATCGTGGCCACCGCCACCGAGGTCACGGAACGCCGGGTCGTGGCGCGCTTTGAGGCTTTTAACGAGGCGGTCAAGATCGCCGAAGGCCACATGACGCAGGCCATACTGCCCAAGGCCAAGTTTCGGGAGCTGATACAGGAGATCCAGCGCAAGGCCGCGCGCGTGGCCGAGTAGCCGATCCAGCGGATTGGGTTTTGCCCTGCTCCGAATACATGAGGCTGCTTGCGCTCTGGATAGCGCTATCGGACTCTGGCCTTGTGCCGAGCGACCGTTGGCTGCAGGATCTCGTAGCCCGGTATGCGTCCGATTACTGGAGGGCGCATAGGGCCTTGTTGGTGCGCCTGGCCGAACGCCATGCGCTCAACGCGGACGACCCGGACGTGCGGCATCGGCTGGTTGTGGCCCATCTGCTGCATCAGTTTGTAGCGGCGCATCGTCGTCCGTGGGGGGGAGGCCTCTTGGGTGTGCGGTACGCCTACATGGATGAGCGGGCGCAGATCTTGCGTCGGCTGGACACGCCGACCGGGCCCGTCTACGAGCCTCTGTATGTGCGCTTTCGGCGCGGGCACCGCTACGTACAGCGGGCGCACGCGGTGGATCGGGTGCCGCGCCTTTTCCTGGGTGATCTCTTTGCCGAATCCCCGCCCTACCGCTGGGCGGGGCAGCCCCTGTATAGCTTCGGCTGGTGCAGCGAGCTGGAGATGGCCTACGTGACCCTGCTGGGCTACTTCCGTATACCGGCTCGCATTGTCATGCCCCGCCCGACGCATGTGCGGACGCAGCTATGGGTTGCGCCCAACCGGAGTCTGCTAGTCGACAACACGGAGGGCTGGTTCGGGGAGCAGCCTTGGCCCTATGCCGAGGACGCCGCACCCGGGGTGCCGGAGGAGGCCCGGCGTTATCTGGCCTGGTATCAGGCGCGCGCCCGTGAAGGGGCCGTGGTGCCCGTCGGCCCTCGCGCGCGGGCACGGGTCGAAGCCGCCCTGCTGGCATACCTAGAACAACGCCGCTTGCGCTGGGACTTGCCTCAGCAGGAGGATTCAAGGCGCAGCGCGCCCATTTGGGCTTGGCTTGCAGGAGGCGGGGTTGCGCTTCTGCTTTTGTGGGGGCTTATTTGGGCCTACAGCCGGTGGTATCGCCGGCGGACGCATCCAGAGGGGGACAGGACATGGTTCGGATGACCGCCTTATACCGAAAGCCCGAGGATCCGGAGGGTTTTGAGCGGGCATACTTTCAGGAGCATCTGCCTCTGGTGCGGCGCCTGCCGGGTCTGGAGCGTGTGGAGGTGGCCCGGCAGCGTCGTACGCTCATGGGGTCGGAGGGGCCCTATCTTGTCTGCGACATGTACTTCGCCTCCGTGGAGGCCTTCAAACAGGCCATGAGTTCTCCAGAGGGTCAGGCTATGGCGCAGGATGCGCAGCGTTTCGTCGATATCCTGACCGTGATCCTAAGCGAAGTCGTGGAGGCCTGAATGCCGTTTTGGCTCCTCAAGTCTGAGCCTCAAGTCTACAGCATAGAGGATTTAGAGCGCGACGGGGAGACGCTCTGGGATGGGGTGCGCAATTACCAGGCGCGCAACTTCCTGCGGCAGATGCGGCCCGGCGATCGGGCCTTTTT
This region includes:
- a CDS encoding acetyl-CoA C-acyltransferase translates to MAENAVIVDALRTPIGRYGGALARVRPDDLAAHLLGALLERHPELDPAEIEDVVLGCTNQAGEDNRNVARMAALIAGLPETVAGVTVNRLCASGLEAVAYAARAIQVGEGSVFIAGGVESMSRAPFVLPKQTEPFGRQAEIYDTTIGWRFVNPRFAARYYPYSMGETAEIVAERYGIGREEQDRFAYESQMRARAAIEAGKFREEIVPVPVPGPRGEPMLVEQDEHPRPDTTLEKLARLKPAFREGGTVTAGNSSGINDGAAALLLMSESKARALGIRPWARILGSAVVGVHPDVMGIGPVPATRKLLARLGVRLDAIDLIELNEAFAAQVLACVRELDLDMSRLNVNGGAIALGHPLGATGARLLVTLLHEMRRRSEARLGLVTLCVGVGQGMALLVEKL
- the acs gene encoding acetate--CoA ligase, with translation MAQDTLTSVLQEDRIFYPPRAFQEQAHIRSLEEYRALYERSLSDPEAFWAEVASGFHWFRRWDRVLLWDPPRAQWFVGGQTNLSHNCLDRHLSTWRRNKAALIWEGEPGEQRVLTYQDLYREVCRFANVLRSLGVQKGDRVAIYMPLVPEAVVAMLACARIGAVHSVIFGGFSAEAVRDRVNDAGARLIVTADGGWRRGKIVPLKANVEEALQRGAPTVEHVIVYRRIGCEVPWEPGRDHWWHELMAAASGTCPAEPLDSEHPLFILYTSGTTGKPKGVVHTTGGYMVYAATTARYVFDLKEEDTYWCTADIGWITGHSYVVYGILANGVTSLIYEGAPDWPDPGRFWSIVERYRVSVFYTAPTAIRAFVRWGEAYPRRYDLSSLRLLGTVGEPINPEAWMWYYRVIGGGRCPIVDTWWQTETGGIMISPLPGVTPLVPGSCTLPFFGVEADVVDREGRSLPPNTGGFLVIRRPWPGMMRTIYGDEARYERQYWKEIPGLYFSGDGARRDERGYFWVLGRVDDVINVSGHRLGTMEVESALVSHPAVAEAAVVGRPDPLTGTAVVAFVVLKPDVEPSGALKEALRQHVAGQIGSIARPQEIIFSEGLPKTRSGKIMRRLLRQIASGEERLGDMTTLESAEVIERLRAQFAGGEEEE
- a CDS encoding peroxiredoxin; translation: MVHVLLVFALTLWPGSDKKPKVGDPAPDFEAPATSGKTIRLRDLKGSWVVLYFYPKAFTPGCTAQSCALRDGYAEIQKLGAVILGVSLDDLETQKRFKAEHRLPFELLSDVDKKIAGAYGVLAPMGLFAQRKTFIIDPEGRIAYVFDKVDAAKHDQEVRQVLAQLVGRS
- a CDS encoding HDOD domain-containing protein; the encoded protein is MQPSREQPPAVRLSKPLSFDLELPPLPATVAQVSEILAAGAQQADFARLTQIIERDVATSVAVLRRVNSAYYGLRVRVSDIGRAVRLLGLVEVSNIVTTISMLRLRNLMRTEEQVRIYRQLLTYSLGTAFFAQFLADSLKLAAKALAFTGGLLHNVGALVLLYNEPELYEAIWYGAADGRVPSVEEERAILGIDHVQVGAHAVREWHFAEELEWLITYQGDPEALPHSLKPLGYALAVGKWVGYALPLTPHLDWQALAEKRAFRNLCASADAEPKQVLVLLQHQLARGKEFLHTAVEA
- a CDS encoding adenine nucleotide alpha hydrolase — encoded protein: MRPILLSWSGGKDSALALWRLLRSGSWRPVGLLCSISQPYDRVTMHGVRRQLIAQQAQALGIALVPIFLPPEPTNAAYEAAWAEVLWEWRRRGLRHVAFGDVFLEDIRAYRERQLAALGLEPVFPVWTGSSDRKASWRLLEEFWSAGFRTRIVCVELKKLGPEWAGRELRPALARRLPSEVDPCGENGEFHTFVFAGPCFQSPVSHRLGSRVLCRGFCYRDLEE
- a CDS encoding aldehyde dehydrogenase family protein → MSVRVYELFIDGRYRPASDGGTIPAIDPATGEAFAQVAWATTQDAEEAVRAARRAFEKGPWVQTTPEERAGLLEALAKKISEERFRDFLELEIRDAGSTYKKAKEDVYLSGRALVTFARLARRFVFERELEDISRPGVSRNYLRYEPVGVVAAITPWNFPLKMAAWKLGPALAAGCTVVLKPAPEASASVLMLGELLNEVGLPPGVVNIITGDAEVGEYLVRHPLVDKVSFTGSTEVGRRVMENAAGTMKRLTLECGGKSANILLEDAELEHAIDGAIYAMFYHAGQCCEAGSRLLVPRSRYETVLERLKARLQDLRVGDPKDKETDMGPVVSEAQLRRVLGYIEVGKQEGARLLCGGRALERPGYFIEPTVFIDVRPEMRIAQEEIFGPVLVVIPYETVEEAIAIANGTPYGLAAAVWSADRERALEVARRLRAGTVWINEYHLLTEKAPFGGYKQSGLGREFGEDGLKAFLEAKHLYVDELGERAKKPWYDTVIRPAPRPQPESEQAR
- a CDS encoding thioesterase family protein, whose protein sequence is MKPGLKAGDQAVYEKVVSTADIAEFRNKVVHPLYATFKLAEDVEWTCRQLILPYLEPHEEGAGTELYIRHLAPTPVGQRVRIVATATEVTERRVVARFEAFNEAVKIAEGHMTQAILPKAKFRELIQEIQRKAARVAE
- a CDS encoding EthD family reductase; the protein is MVRMTALYRKPEDPEGFERAYFQEHLPLVRRLPGLERVEVARQRRTLMGSEGPYLVCDMYFASVEAFKQAMSSPEGQAMAQDAQRFVDILTVILSEVVEA